The proteins below come from a single Aquarana catesbeiana isolate 2022-GZ linkage group LG12, ASM4218655v1, whole genome shotgun sequence genomic window:
- the LOC141113755 gene encoding peptide YY-like — translation MVTSLKLWPMMVAITICVLICLGTIVEGYPPKPENPGEDASPEEMTKYLTALRHYINLVTRQRYGKRDSPADNLLSDLLYGDNGNYNSRSRYDDSYYKW, via the exons ATGGTGACCTCCTTGAAGCTCTGGCCAATGATGGTAGCCATCACAATCTGCGTCTTAATATGTCTAGGAACGATAGTAGAGGGATATCCACCCAAACCGGAAAACCCTGGAGAAGACGCTTCACCAGAAGAAATGACCAAATATTTGACAGCCCTGCGGCATTACATCAACCTGGTGACACGGCAGAG GTATGGAAAGAGGGACAGTCCCGCTGACAACCTGCTTTCTGATCTTCTGTACGGTGACAACGGAAACTACAATAGCAGATCACG GTACGACGACTCCTACTATAAATGGTGA